One window of the Methanocaldococcus vulcanius M7 genome contains the following:
- a CDS encoding oligosaccharide repeat unit polymerase family protein has product MPSLRLIKNERLELHHLFVLIACIYLIFSNISIISAFVFLISALFFYISFIVGKKLYSKFSTLPNFNEKKHYTFGLILMIIGLIFIIADLLWVRDVPLFDPLSRRFLSVYFTTFSHLFLLGWAIVIASTNIERKKVIAYTAVFAVLIMLLGYRTNVLVLLISSIIVLYYKGDISNRELFKYGIGVFAVLIFLSALRLYVLGVGGNPITSRIELTMSVYDIIFNNFNGIFNGYIHYSAVFSYLGMCSGARTVIAHILGIYGVSITPTIVGAVVGDYGTLAVIPYFGILGIFLGFFYKLSERLKGIYLGVYGILFAYTLIAIESGILDLDVIIYYLFGMLLCIYALISGKLKNLKNLKGF; this is encoded by the coding sequence ATGCCATCATTACGCTTAATTAAAAACGAAAGGTTGGAACTTCACCATCTCTTTGTATTAATCGCATGCATTTATTTAATATTCTCAAATATATCGATTATCTCTGCATTCGTCTTTTTAATTTCTGCACTATTTTTCTATATCTCCTTTATAGTAGGAAAAAAACTATATTCAAAGTTCTCAACTCTCCCCAATTTCAATGAAAAAAAACACTATACTTTTGGATTAATATTAATGATTATTGGTTTAATCTTTATTATAGCAGATCTACTTTGGGTTAGAGACGTTCCACTTTTCGATCCCTTATCAAGAAGATTTCTTAGCGTTTACTTTACCACTTTTTCACATCTCTTCCTCTTAGGTTGGGCAATCGTAATTGCTTCAACAAATATCGAAAGGAAAAAAGTTATTGCATATACAGCAGTGTTTGCAGTGCTTATTATGCTTCTTGGATATAGAACTAATGTATTAGTTTTATTAATCTCAAGTATTATTGTTTTATACTACAAAGGAGATATATCGAATAGGGAATTATTTAAATATGGAATAGGGGTGTTTGCAGTTTTAATATTTCTTTCAGCGTTGAGGTTGTATGTTTTAGGTGTTGGAGGAAATCCAATAACATCAAGGATAGAGTTAACAATGTCTGTCTATGATATTATTTTTAACAATTTTAACGGAATTTTTAATGGGTATATTCACTACTCAGCTGTTTTTTCATATCTTGGGATGTGTAGCGGTGCAAGGACTGTAATCGCTCATATATTGGGTATATATGGAGTTAGCATAACCCCAACCATCGTGGGAGCGGTTGTTGGGGATTATGGAACTCTTGCAGTTATTCCATATTTTGGAATTTTAGGGATATTTTTAGGTTTCTTTTATAAACTGTCCGAAAGATTAAAAGGGATATATTTAGGGGTCTATGGGATCTTATTTGCGTATACACTTATAGCCATTGAGAGTGGAATTTTAGATTTAGATGTAATAATATACTATTTATTTGGAATGTTGTTGTGTATTTATGCATTAATTTCTGGAAAGTTAAAAAATTTAAAAAATTTAAAGGGATTTTGA
- a CDS encoding PHP domain-containing protein — protein MKADLHIHTKYSGIGRFWKLKFPDSVEEPKCILKMAKKRGIDIVAITDHNTIRGGIEAKKIEKEFGVEVIIGSEIMTSQGEIIGLFLNEDVPKGLTPEETIEKIKEQGGLAVAPHPYSPICKALGDKIFELELDGVEVFNAYHRDGIVNNIALNRVIKNYHKKPFAFIGGSDAHIAKMVGNAYTLFEGNSSEDLYTAIRKKRTTFAGKPTPLYQAILWSYKIVYKSEKKLIKSLFFNVEDNTINSIKLYKKILGVFGGIVYILTPLPIVSGVVGNYYLKRKAKEKMKEEMGI, from the coding sequence ATGAAAGCGGATCTGCACATTCATACAAAATACTCGGGTATTGGAAGATTTTGGAAACTTAAATTTCCTGATTCAGTGGAAGAGCCAAAATGTATTTTAAAAATGGCTAAGAAAAGAGGAATAGACATTGTGGCAATAACTGATCATAACACCATACGAGGCGGAATAGAAGCGAAAAAAATAGAAAAGGAGTTTGGTGTTGAAGTTATAATTGGAAGCGAAATAATGACATCTCAGGGGGAGATCATAGGACTATTTTTAAATGAGGATGTTCCAAAAGGTCTAACTCCTGAAGAAACGATAGAGAAAATTAAAGAGCAAGGAGGGTTAGCAGTAGCTCCTCATCCTTATAGTCCAATATGTAAAGCCCTTGGAGATAAAATATTTGAGCTGGAGCTTGATGGAGTTGAAGTTTTTAACGCATATCATCGTGATGGAATTGTAAACAACATCGCACTAAATAGAGTAATAAAAAACTACCATAAAAAGCCATTTGCGTTTATAGGGGGGAGTGATGCCCATATAGCCAAAATGGTTGGGAATGCCTATACATTATTTGAAGGAAACTCCTCAGAAGACCTCTACACTGCCATACGTAAAAAAAGAACAACATTCGCAGGAAAGCCGACTCCACTATATCAAGCAATACTTTGGAGTTATAAGATCGTTTATAAGTCAGAGAAAAAATTAATAAAATCGCTATTTTTCAATGTGGAAGATAACACTATAAACTCGATAAAACTTTATAAAAAGATTCTTGGGGTTTTTGGAGGGATTGTTTATATCTTAACTCCTTTACCAATTGTCTCAGGGGTCGTGGGAAACTATTATCTTAAAAGGAAGGCAAAAGAGAAGATGAAAGAGGAGATGGGTATTTAA
- a CDS encoding PhoU domain-containing protein, protein MPKKFSDIVNEMDRKIELLGEEIIKNLNLSVEGYYTNKKDICNLVIYKNNNIIKNLESLEMYAVKSLCLYRPVSKDLRKLLTIIKLCSMLEKIEECAVKISSVLINSKFNFDRNDKYINRMSSLTEEIILLSISSYINENINKIDEIYKLHREIEEIFYEEFQRYLARKIFEDIFNVAIVNELTNIGKYLERCENSANDFRKDIYFLITGKKMIEGNYAKKV, encoded by the coding sequence ATGCCAAAAAAATTTAGTGACATAGTGAATGAGATGGATAGAAAAATAGAGCTATTAGGAGAAGAAATAATAAAAAATCTAAATCTTAGTGTTGAAGGATACTACACAAACAAAAAAGACATCTGTAATTTGGTAATTTATAAAAACAATAACATAATCAAAAATTTAGAATCATTGGAAATGTATGCAGTAAAGTCCCTATGCTTGTATAGACCCGTCTCAAAAGATTTAAGAAAATTGCTAACAATTATAAAATTGTGTTCAATGTTGGAAAAAATCGAAGAATGTGCTGTAAAGATAAGTTCTGTTCTGATAAATTCAAAATTTAACTTTGATAGAAACGATAAGTATATAAACAGAATGTCCTCTTTAACTGAGGAGATAATTTTATTGAGTATCTCATCATACATAAACGAAAATATAAATAAAATTGATGAAATATATAAACTACACAGAGAGATTGAAGAGATATTTTATGAAGAGTTTCAAAGATACTTAGCAAGAAAGATTTTTGAAGACATATTTAATGTTGCTATTGTAAATGAACTAACCAATATAGGAAAATACTTAGAAAGATGCGAAAATTCTGCAAATGATTTTAGAAAAGACATATATTTTTTAATTACCGGCAAAAAAATGATAGAGGGAAATTATGCCAAAAAAGTTTGA
- a CDS encoding adenylate kinase family protein, with the protein MRIAITGTPGVGKTTVSKILEKKLGVRVINITEVVKKYKLYKEKDEDMDSYVIDFEKLEEFIKNIETKEGVVILDGHVSHLLNPDYTVVLRCDPEIVKERLEKRKYDRKKVLENVQAEILDVCLCESKGKVYEIDTTGRDVEDIVEEIMTAIKFKKERKGVADWMEKYFNYLSENI; encoded by the coding sequence ATGAGAATTGCAATAACTGGAACCCCAGGAGTTGGTAAAACCACAGTATCAAAAATTTTAGAAAAAAAACTTGGGGTAAGGGTAATAAATATTACCGAAGTCGTCAAAAAATACAAATTATACAAGGAGAAAGATGAAGATATGGATTCTTATGTAATTGATTTTGAAAAACTGGAAGAATTTATTAAGAATATTGAAACAAAAGAAGGTGTTGTAATCCTCGACGGGCATGTTTCACATCTTTTAAATCCCGACTATACAGTAGTGCTAAGATGCGATCCTGAAATTGTAAAAGAAAGATTGGAAAAAAGGAAATATGATAGAAAAAAAGTTTTAGAAAACGTTCAGGCAGAAATATTGGACGTGTGTTTGTGCGAAAGTAAAGGTAAAGTTTACGAGATAGATACGACAGGAAGGGATGTAGAAGATATAGTCGAGGAAATAATGACTGCCATTAAATTTAAAAAAGAAAGAAAAGGGGTTGCTGATTGGATGGAAAAATATTTTAACTATCTTTCTGAAAACATATAA
- a CDS encoding SPOUT family RNA methylase: MKFIIKTQKGFENIVVNNLKEVIDNFNYELTPNGYQGIVIIETEKDIEEELLKIPEVERVLKVYFETEADFDKIVNLAEKIKDHIQENETFAVETKKRGKHEFSSSDVNIVLGAKIKDLTNATVDLTHPNKVVHVEIFKDKAYISITPGEKYRKYTKEKRNARDLFKKVVVVQMPYLGEKIVCKKFGEAIGRSAQGFEIKELIISPKEKVNAYELMEFIKGVKIGQQSRYEIQKRAYPFDIKLVPITVQDLYQVVRDKRRDNRLLIITDPKGDELSKIRDNLQKDLRKKKEVIIFCGSREGIPRGLFRFADYVIDLAPHMTFATEHAIPAALIALWTIYSQEE; the protein is encoded by the coding sequence ATGAAATTTATTATAAAGACACAGAAAGGATTTGAAAATATTGTTGTAAATAATCTTAAAGAGGTTATTGATAATTTTAACTATGAATTAACCCCAAACGGTTATCAAGGAATTGTTATTATCGAAACTGAAAAAGATATTGAAGAAGAACTTTTAAAGATCCCAGAAGTTGAGAGAGTTTTAAAAGTTTATTTTGAGACAGAAGCAGATTTTGATAAGATAGTCAACTTAGCAGAAAAAATAAAAGATCATATACAAGAAAACGAGACCTTCGCAGTAGAAACTAAAAAAAGAGGAAAACATGAATTTAGTTCTTCAGATGTAAATATTGTTTTAGGGGCTAAGATTAAAGACCTAACAAACGCTACCGTTGATTTAACCCATCCCAATAAAGTTGTTCATGTAGAGATTTTTAAAGATAAAGCATATATCTCAATAACTCCCGGAGAAAAATACAGAAAATATACAAAAGAAAAAAGAAACGCAAGAGATCTATTTAAAAAGGTTGTTGTTGTTCAAATGCCATATTTGGGAGAAAAGATCGTATGTAAAAAATTTGGAGAGGCGATTGGAAGATCCGCTCAAGGGTTTGAAATTAAAGAGTTAATTATATCCCCAAAAGAAAAAGTAAATGCTTACGAGTTGATGGAGTTCATTAAAGGAGTTAAAATTGGACAGCAGTCAAGATATGAAATTCAAAAGAGGGCCTATCCTTTTGATATAAAGTTAGTTCCAATAACTGTTCAAGATCTTTATCAGGTAGTTAGAGATAAGAGAAGAGATAATCGACTGCTGATTATAACAGATCCAAAAGGAGATGAGTTGTCTAAAATTAGAGATAACTTGCAGAAAGATCTTAGAAAAAAGAAAGAAGTTATAATATTTTGTGGATCAAGAGAAGGAATTCCAAGAGGTCTTTTTAGATTTGCAGATTACGTTATAGATTTAGCCCCTCATATGACCTTTGCTACGGAGCACGCGATCCCTGCCGCTTTAATAGCACTTTGGACAATTTATAGTCAAGAAGAGTAA
- a CDS encoding HoxN/HupN/NixA family nickel/cobalt transporter, giving the protein MVMIMELLYAITAFILGMLHALEPGHGKSVVAAYILGTKAGLKDAILLGTTITISHTAVIFLLGILSLFLLESLNIDVVHDVMSAVGGIILILVGMWIIKQYIKPHEHKIDTKKGVIALGLSAGLVPCPAALAVLLLSLSSGNLMDGLMYVAIFSAGLAISLTGLAAAFVESKELIKKYIGNRNISKLPLISGSVIIIIGLYTILHPILEHLYL; this is encoded by the coding sequence ATGGTGATGATTATGGAACTTTTATATGCTATAACTGCATTCATACTCGGAATGTTGCATGCCTTAGAGCCAGGGCATGGAAAAAGTGTTGTTGCTGCCTATATCTTAGGAACAAAAGCAGGTCTAAAAGATGCAATATTGTTGGGAACCACAATAACCATATCCCATACAGCAGTGATATTTCTACTTGGTATTCTTTCTCTCTTCCTATTAGAAAGTTTAAACATCGATGTGGTTCATGATGTCATGAGTGCAGTTGGAGGAATTATACTGATCCTCGTGGGTATGTGGATAATAAAACAGTATATAAAACCCCACGAGCATAAGATCGATACAAAAAAGGGAGTTATCGCCTTAGGATTATCTGCTGGATTAGTTCCATGTCCAGCGGCATTGGCTGTTCTTCTCCTTTCCCTTTCATCAGGAAATTTAATGGATGGTTTGATGTATGTTGCGATATTTAGCGCTGGGTTGGCAATATCATTAACTGGCTTAGCAGCTGCATTTGTAGAGAGTAAGGAATTGATTAAAAAATATATAGGAAATAGAAACATCTCCAAACTTCCCTTGATAAGCGGAAGTGTAATAATTATCATAGGACTTTATACAATCCTTCATCCTATATTAGAGCATCTTTATTTATAA
- the phoU gene encoding phosphate signaling complex protein PhoU — protein sequence MPKKFEEIIKEVENDLIEMAELCADQTENAVKAFIESDRELAKQVRKRDTAIDLMEMKIEEKCIKAIALYQPVSGDLRELMTAIKISSKLEKVGDNASKICKILLKSDVEGNRKNELLIVMKDYLITMLKNAMVAFRARDESLARDVYHMDKRLDDLYEQLYRSMISKIIENPKNLTLYTEIIFAGKYLERSGNIVASIGDRIVYMITGERIKEEEIEEELKREETSENP from the coding sequence ATGCCAAAAAAGTTTGAAGAGATTATAAAAGAAGTTGAAAACGACTTAATAGAGATGGCTGAACTTTGTGCAGACCAGACAGAAAATGCAGTAAAGGCGTTTATTGAAAGTGATAGAGAGTTGGCTAAACAGGTTAGAAAGAGAGATACTGCCATTGATTTAATGGAGATGAAAATAGAGGAAAAGTGTATTAAAGCAATTGCTTTGTATCAACCGGTTTCAGGGGACTTGAGGGAGTTAATGACTGCCATTAAAATTTCTTCAAAATTGGAAAAAGTTGGAGACAATGCATCAAAGATTTGCAAAATTTTGTTAAAATCAGATGTTGAGGGAAATAGAAAGAATGAACTTCTTATTGTTATGAAGGATTACTTAATAACCATGCTAAAAAATGCAATGGTTGCATTTAGGGCAAGAGATGAGAGTTTAGCAAGAGATGTGTATCATATGGATAAAAGGTTGGATGATTTGTATGAGCAACTATACAGAAGTATGATCAGTAAGATTATTGAAAATCCTAAAAATCTAACTCTCTACACTGAAATAATATTTGCAGGAAAATATTTAGAAAGAAGTGGAAATATCGTTGCTTCAATAGGAGATAGGATCGTTTATATGATTACTGGAGAGAGAATAAAAGAGGAGGAGATAGAAGAAGAATTAAAAAGAGAAGAAACAAGTGAGAACCCATAA
- a CDS encoding NAD(P)H-hydrate dehydratase, protein MDLFNILRGIIKDKDTITPKEMAIIDENAEYLGIKKILLMENAGKSVYEEIKDIYAENYIIFCGTGNNGGDGFVVARHIGNAEVILIGREQDIKTHEARENFKILKTLSEFGDIKIRQILRVEEVEGIFKQLENENKKTIIIDAMIGTGVKGDLREPYKSIVEKINTLKKRNKNIFVVSVDVETGNLDSDLTITFHKRKTINRKNAIVKEIGIPKEAEYIVGWGDLKALKKREKDSHKGQNGKVLIIGGSREFYGAPILTGLSSLKIADLVAVFSVNKVINKINHPEFILYGVEGDYLSSQHVDYALKVSEKYDVVVLGNGLSVNSKTRAFVNEFLSRCEKKVVIDADAIKLIDYAEFEFLESYIFTPHIGEFKRMNLELDNPKSIKNLKSTIVLKGEKDIIFNNEMVKINKTGNAGLTKGGTGDILAGIIGALFSNNEAFLSGCCGAFINGYAGDLLLKEKGFYYTPMDVIDKIPHVLKIFEI, encoded by the coding sequence ATGGATCTATTTAACATATTGAGGGGAATAATTAAAGACAAAGATACTATAACTCCAAAGGAAATGGCAATAATAGATGAAAATGCCGAATATCTCGGAATTAAAAAAATACTACTAATGGAAAATGCAGGAAAATCCGTTTATGAAGAAATTAAAGATATTTATGCAGAAAATTATATAATATTTTGTGGAACTGGAAATAACGGTGGGGATGGGTTTGTAGTTGCGAGACATATAGGAAATGCAGAAGTAATACTAATAGGAAGAGAGCAGGATATAAAAACCCATGAAGCGAGAGAAAACTTCAAAATATTAAAAACTCTATCTGAATTTGGAGATATTAAAATAAGACAAATTTTAAGAGTTGAGGAGGTTGAAGGTATATTTAAGCAATTAGAAAATGAAAATAAAAAAACTATAATCATTGATGCGATGATAGGAACAGGGGTTAAAGGAGACCTTAGAGAACCATATAAAAGTATTGTTGAAAAAATCAATACTTTAAAGAAAAGGAATAAAAATATATTTGTCGTAAGTGTAGATGTTGAGACAGGAAATTTAGATAGTGATTTAACAATAACATTTCACAAGAGGAAGACAATAAACAGGAAAAATGCAATTGTTAAAGAGATAGGAATTCCAAAAGAAGCGGAATACATAGTTGGGTGGGGAGATTTAAAGGCACTAAAAAAAAGAGAAAAAGATAGCCATAAAGGCCAAAATGGAAAAGTTCTAATTATTGGCGGAAGTAGGGAGTTTTATGGGGCTCCAATATTAACAGGGCTTTCGTCTTTAAAGATTGCAGATTTAGTTGCGGTATTTTCAGTAAATAAAGTTATAAATAAAATAAATCATCCAGAATTCATACTCTATGGTGTTGAAGGAGATTATTTAAGTTCACAACACGTTGATTATGCGTTAAAAGTTTCTGAAAAATACGATGTTGTAGTTTTAGGTAATGGATTGTCAGTTAATAGCAAGACAAGAGCATTTGTAAATGAATTTTTATCAAGATGTGAGAAAAAGGTAGTTATTGATGCTGATGCAATAAAACTTATAGATTATGCTGAATTCGAGTTTTTGGAGAGCTATATCTTTACACCACATATAGGAGAGTTTAAACGTATGAATTTAGAGTTAGACAATCCTAAAAGTATTAAAAATTTAAAATCAACAATAGTTTTAAAGGGAGAGAAGGATATTATATTTAATAATGAAATGGTAAAAATAAACAAAACCGGAAATGCTGGTTTAACAAAAGGAGGAACTGGAGATATTTTGGCAGGGATAATTGGGGCACTATTTTCAAATAATGAAGCATTTTTATCTGGATGTTGCGGAGCTTTTATTAACGGCTATGCAGGAGATCTTCTATTAAAAGAAAAAGGGTTTTATTACACTCCAATGGATGTAATAGATAAAATCCCACACGTATTAAAGATCTTTGAAATTTAA
- a CDS encoding TrmB family transcriptional regulator sugar-binding domain-containing protein, with protein sequence MKKIGILEIIVILAIIITSASIAYKFYSGSESKYEFSGDQMYKCAWICEKILNKKFPLNATIIGRWTATKKPFKGEVEIYNARGGTLYAIYNNTPITIGGEMAYEEDIAASKILLKPVGKSMIVYNVKPIEGRTLNNVYVNLTNDITHSLGLEKYKNLKILDVEVSGDVGVDSTTFSPVQRQMILNKFDAEIKKGMNIYFVEKGFIISGTTNLNTLKNLNNYVNSSEVLTSKLKVYIVLNNTLNQIPKEIKDNYAIITLN encoded by the coding sequence ATGAAAAAAATTGGTATTCTTGAGATAATCGTAATATTGGCAATTATTATCACTTCTGCCTCAATTGCATACAAATTCTACTCCGGCAGTGAAAGTAAATATGAATTTAGTGGAGATCAAATGTATAAATGTGCATGGATATGTGAAAAAATTCTAAACAAAAAGTTTCCACTAAACGCCACAATTATCGGTAGATGGACAGCAACAAAAAAACCATTCAAAGGAGAGGTGGAGATATATAACGCGAGAGGAGGGACGTTATATGCTATATACAACAACACTCCCATAACCATTGGAGGAGAGATGGCTTATGAGGAGGATATTGCAGCATCTAAGATTTTATTGAAGCCAGTTGGAAAATCAATGATCGTTTACAACGTAAAGCCGATAGAAGGAAGGACGTTAAATAACGTGTATGTAAACCTTACAAATGATATAACCCATTCCTTAGGTTTGGAAAAATATAAAAATCTCAAAATTTTAGATGTTGAGGTTAGTGGAGATGTAGGGGTTGATTCTACAACTTTCTCTCCAGTTCAGAGGCAGATGATCTTAAATAAATTTGATGCTGAAATTAAAAAAGGAATGAATATTTATTTTGTGGAAAAAGGATTTATAATCAGTGGAACTACAAATTTAAATACGTTAAAAAATTTGAACAACTATGTAAACAGTTCTGAGGTATTAACATCCAAATTAAAAGTATATATTGTTCTAAACAACACTTTAAATCAGATACCAAAAGAAATAAAGGATAATTATGCCATCATTACGCTTAATTAA
- a CDS encoding KamA family radical SAM protein, translating to MMETKLLSEEKTVNYKIFTEVFSPLPEIGEILEESESLEEARNKLFDYLKELEWEIRTGRKVFNNEIDRWLSLTAINVFLNIISKNNEKLAGFSTLKYLWKAYKGDEDALKEIGEGFIEEFKHIFLAISGKADYSLGFLGERLLEEGIKFIDFSKLKGRDAGIARSNFLDKVYDIMREYISRYPSGLDKRVILKRKKNKETLKEFFGITDEEWFNYKWQFKNVLRGLKGVEILKKLREETNFKISDDDLEIIEKAVKNGIPFGLTPYYLHLFDFENPYVEDLAVRRQVIPPEWYVEKMIEHKEDRDTAFDFMGEHDTSPIDLITRRYVTIAIVKPYESCPQICVYCQRNWMVQDFDAKAFKGWEKIEKALDWFAEHDSMIEILITGGDPFSLSDKAIERMLNRISEMNHVVGVRFGTRTIVTAPMRITDELAELLGSFEKRIMISTHVESCYEITPEVKDAVEKLNKNKIYVYNQHVFHRYVSRRFENVALRIALKKVGIIPYYTFYPKGKMEHKDYLVPIARLAQEVKEEARLLPGSFRTDEPIFNVPRMGKNHLRAWQDRELIAIKPDGGRVYLMHPWEKGIYPTKLYTYKDVPIKEYLDSLKEIGENIEEYRTIWYYY from the coding sequence ATGATGGAAACAAAATTATTGAGTGAAGAGAAAACAGTCAACTACAAAATATTTACAGAGGTGTTTTCTCCACTACCCGAAATTGGAGAGATCTTAGAGGAGAGTGAAAGTTTAGAAGAAGCGAGAAATAAGTTATTTGACTATTTAAAGGAATTAGAATGGGAGATTAGAACAGGAAGAAAAGTATTTAACAATGAGATAGACCGTTGGCTCTCATTAACAGCCATAAATGTATTTTTAAATATAATATCAAAAAATAACGAAAAATTAGCAGGATTTAGCACCCTAAAATATTTGTGGAAGGCATATAAAGGAGATGAAGATGCGTTAAAAGAGATTGGAGAAGGTTTTATTGAAGAATTTAAACATATATTTTTAGCAATATCTGGAAAGGCAGATTATTCCCTTGGTTTTTTAGGAGAGAGATTACTTGAAGAAGGGATAAAATTTATCGATTTTAGTAAATTGAAAGGTAGAGATGCAGGAATTGCACGATCTAACTTTTTAGACAAGGTCTATGATATTATGAGGGAGTATATAAGCAGATACCCAAGTGGATTAGATAAAAGAGTAATATTAAAAAGAAAAAAGAATAAAGAAACTTTAAAAGAGTTCTTTGGTATAACTGATGAAGAGTGGTTTAATTACAAGTGGCAATTTAAAAATGTCCTAAGAGGTTTAAAAGGTGTTGAAATATTAAAAAAACTTAGAGAAGAAACGAATTTTAAAATATCTGACGATGATTTAGAGATTATTGAAAAAGCAGTTAAGAATGGCATTCCATTTGGATTAACTCCCTATTATCTCCATTTATTTGATTTTGAAAATCCCTACGTTGAGGACTTAGCAGTTAGAAGGCAAGTGATTCCACCGGAGTGGTATGTTGAAAAGATGATCGAGCATAAAGAAGATAGAGATACTGCCTTTGACTTTATGGGAGAACATGACACATCTCCAATCGATCTAATTACAAGAAGATATGTAACAATAGCGATAGTGAAACCTTATGAATCATGCCCACAGATCTGCGTCTATTGCCAGAGAAACTGGATGGTGCAGGACTTTGATGCCAAGGCATTTAAAGGTTGGGAAAAGATCGAGAAGGCATTAGATTGGTTTGCTGAGCATGATTCTATGATTGAAATTCTTATAACAGGAGGAGATCCATTCAGTTTAAGTGATAAAGCCATTGAGAGAATGTTAAATAGAATATCTGAAATGAACCACGTTGTAGGGGTCAGATTTGGAACAAGAACAATAGTAACAGCCCCGATGAGAATAACTGATGAGTTGGCAGAGTTATTGGGAAGTTTTGAAAAGAGGATCATGATCTCAACACATGTGGAAAGTTGCTATGAAATAACTCCAGAAGTTAAAGATGCCGTAGAAAAACTCAATAAAAATAAAATTTACGTCTATAATCAACATGTATTCCACAGATATGTAAGTAGAAGATTTGAAAATGTAGCTTTAAGGATAGCTTTAAAGAAAGTTGGAATCATTCCTTACTATACGTTTTATCCAAAAGGAAAGATGGAACATAAAGATTACTTGGTTCCAATTGCAAGATTAGCCCAAGAAGTTAAAGAAGAAGCGAGATTACTACCCGGCTCGTTTAGAACAGACGAACCAATATTCAACGTCCCAAGAATGGGAAAAAATCACTTGAGGGCTTGGCAGGATAGAGAGTTGATAGCGATAAAACCAGATGGAGGGAGAGTTTATTTAATGCATCCATGGGAAAAAGGAATATATCCAACTAAACTCTACACCTACAAAGATGTGCCAATTAAAGAATACTTAGACAGTTTAAAAGAGATCGGAGAAAATATCGAGGAGTATAGGACTATATGGTATTACTATTAA